The following are from one region of the Corallincola holothuriorum genome:
- the gspD gene encoding type II secretion system secretin GspD, with translation MMRDVKVQLSKNLRLSYKLIRGVFAAIVITFVAQASAAEYSASFKGTDIEEFINIVGKNLNKTIIIDPGVRGKVNVRSYDLLTEPQYYQFFLNVLEVYGYAVVEMDNGIVKVIKNKDAKTAAIPVVGDRNPGKGDEFVTRVVQVKNVSVRELAPLLRQLNDNAGGGNVVHYDPSNVIMLTGRAAVVNRLVEIIRLVDKAGDQEVEIVKLSFASAAEMVRITDNLLRTTGGKETTPGFLKPKVVADERTNSVLVSGEPKARERIVALIRRLDNELETDGNTKVFYLKYAQSPDMVALLKGVSDTIAQEASGGGKAKKTSQRNISIEAHEDSNALVITAQPDMMRTLEGVIRSLDIRRAQVLVEAIIVEVQDGDGINLGVQWFSEDVGLMQWNNGSQAPVSSLWAGQREYQSGQDGTTTTTIDPTTGVTTTTETPGSDGDVSLLAQVLGNINGIMVGSINDDWAAVVQAVSSTTNSNILATPSITTLDNQEAYFIVGQDVPVLTGSTASSNNANPFQTIERQEVGVKLKVTPQINEGNAVQLVIEQEVSSISGTTEVDITINKRELKTTVMADDGGTIVLGGLIDEDAQESVSKVPLLGDIPWIGELFRSTSTTKRKRNLLVFIRPTIVRDDMTMNEISNRKYNFIRAQQLRKYDEGLRHLDANTPLLPEWKSADLPPPSFEDYMRERMEQEAELRRLEEQD, from the coding sequence ATGATGAGGGACGTTAAGGTGCAGTTATCTAAGAACCTCCGTTTAAGCTACAAGCTAATACGAGGCGTGTTTGCAGCCATTGTTATCACCTTTGTGGCCCAGGCTTCTGCTGCGGAGTATTCCGCCAGCTTTAAGGGCACGGATATTGAGGAATTTATCAATATTGTTGGTAAAAACCTCAATAAGACCATCATTATTGATCCCGGTGTACGCGGAAAGGTGAATGTTCGCAGTTATGATCTGTTAACTGAGCCGCAGTATTACCAGTTTTTCCTTAATGTACTCGAAGTGTATGGCTACGCCGTGGTGGAGATGGATAACGGCATAGTGAAGGTGATCAAAAACAAAGACGCTAAAACGGCGGCAATTCCTGTGGTCGGGGATCGCAATCCAGGTAAAGGCGACGAATTCGTTACCCGCGTTGTGCAGGTGAAAAACGTATCAGTAAGGGAATTAGCCCCGCTGTTACGTCAGCTAAATGATAACGCTGGCGGCGGTAACGTGGTGCACTACGACCCATCCAATGTGATCATGCTGACAGGCCGTGCCGCGGTTGTGAATCGCTTGGTTGAAATCATTCGACTGGTGGATAAAGCCGGTGACCAGGAAGTTGAAATTGTTAAGTTGAGTTTTGCTTCTGCCGCAGAAATGGTGCGGATCACCGATAACCTGCTGCGAACGACTGGCGGTAAAGAAACGACACCAGGGTTTTTAAAGCCGAAAGTGGTGGCTGATGAACGAACTAACAGTGTACTGGTGTCAGGTGAGCCCAAAGCCCGTGAGCGTATTGTCGCTCTGATCCGTCGTTTGGATAATGAGTTGGAAACCGACGGTAACACCAAGGTGTTTTACCTCAAATACGCTCAATCTCCAGATATGGTTGCTTTGCTTAAAGGGGTTAGTGACACCATTGCGCAAGAGGCCTCTGGTGGTGGTAAAGCGAAGAAGACCTCCCAGCGAAATATCTCTATTGAAGCCCATGAAGACAGCAATGCCTTGGTTATCACCGCGCAGCCAGACATGATGCGTACCTTGGAAGGGGTGATCCGTTCGTTGGATATTCGCCGTGCCCAGGTGTTAGTGGAAGCGATTATTGTTGAAGTTCAGGATGGCGATGGTATTAACCTCGGCGTGCAATGGTTCTCCGAAGATGTCGGCTTAATGCAGTGGAATAACGGTTCGCAAGCACCGGTATCTTCCCTTTGGGCTGGTCAACGTGAGTATCAGAGCGGCCAGGATGGCACCACGACGACGACAATCGACCCAACCACCGGTGTCACAACAACGACCGAAACGCCAGGGAGTGATGGTGACGTTAGCTTACTGGCGCAGGTGTTAGGCAATATTAACGGCATCATGGTGGGTTCGATTAACGATGACTGGGCGGCCGTGGTGCAGGCGGTGAGTAGTACCACTAACTCCAACATTCTTGCTACGCCTTCTATTACCACCCTGGATAATCAAGAAGCCTATTTCATTGTTGGTCAGGATGTACCGGTATTGACCGGTTCCACGGCCTCTTCTAACAATGCCAACCCGTTCCAGACCATTGAACGTCAGGAAGTGGGTGTGAAGTTGAAAGTGACGCCACAGATTAATGAAGGCAACGCGGTTCAGTTAGTGATCGAGCAGGAAGTCTCGAGTATCTCAGGTACCACGGAAGTGGATATCACCATTAACAAGCGTGAACTGAAAACCACTGTGATGGCTGATGATGGCGGTACCATTGTGCTCGGCGGTTTGATCGATGAAGACGCGCAAGAGAGCGTCTCGAAAGTGCCACTGTTGGGTGATATTCCTTGGATTGGTGAGCTGTTCCGCAGCACCAGTACAACTAAGCGTAAGCGTAACCTGTTGGTGTTTATTCGTCCCACCATTGTCCGCGACGATATGACGATGAATGAGATCAGTAATCGCAAATACAACTTCATCCGTGCGCAGCAGTTGCGTAAGTACGACGAAGGCTTACGTCATCTCGATGCCAATACGCCATTACTGCCGGAATGGAAGTCCGCCGATCTGCCACCGCCAAGCTTTGAAGACTACATGCGCGAACGTATGGAGCAGGAAGCGGAGCTACGTCGCTTAGAAGAGCAGGATTAA
- the gspE gene encoding type II secretion system ATPase GspE — MAELNQTQESEALQPAPSLDELAADPELGEELSEQELSGLVLPFAYAKRNQVVLEQQHDGWQAHFAGVLPIDVLAEVRRFAAAPVRFTQLEEADFEQMLTAVYQRDSSAAQQLMEDIGSEMDLFSLADELPETEDLLEGEDDAPIIKLINAMLSEAIKEGASDIHIETFETSLIIRFRIDGVLKEVLRPNRKLANILVSRVKVMSKLDIAEKRVPQDGRISLRIGGRAVDVRVSTMPSSHGERVVLRLLDKNAAQLDLEQLGMTERNRSIFQELIHRPHGIILVTGPTGSGKSTTLYAGLSRINSKDRNILTVEDPVEFDLDGIGQTQVNPKVDMTFARGLRAILRQDPDVVMIGEIRDLETAQIAVQASLTGHLVLSTLHTNTAAGAVTRMADMGVVPFLLSSSLLAVLAQRLVRTLCKECKQPQQATDAELELMGLPPTTEQVIYHPAGCPACNNNGYRGRTGIHELLVVDEQVRELIHNDAGEQHIEKYVRESTPSIRQDGIDKVLLGQTSLEEILRVTREE, encoded by the coding sequence ATGGCTGAACTAAATCAAACACAAGAGTCAGAGGCGCTTCAGCCAGCGCCATCCTTGGATGAGTTGGCGGCAGATCCTGAACTGGGTGAAGAGCTATCTGAGCAGGAGCTATCCGGCTTAGTGTTGCCATTTGCCTATGCCAAACGTAATCAGGTGGTCTTAGAGCAGCAACACGACGGCTGGCAGGCACATTTTGCTGGCGTGCTACCGATTGATGTCCTGGCCGAAGTGCGGCGATTTGCTGCCGCGCCAGTGCGTTTCACTCAGCTTGAAGAAGCTGACTTCGAACAGATGTTAACCGCGGTTTATCAGCGTGACTCCAGTGCTGCACAGCAGCTGATGGAAGATATCGGTAGTGAAATGGATCTTTTTTCACTGGCGGATGAGCTGCCGGAAACAGAGGATCTACTTGAGGGCGAAGATGACGCCCCGATCATCAAGCTGATCAACGCCATGCTGTCGGAAGCGATTAAAGAGGGCGCATCGGATATCCATATCGAGACCTTTGAAACCTCGCTGATTATTCGTTTCCGGATTGACGGCGTGTTGAAAGAGGTACTGCGGCCGAACCGTAAATTGGCCAATATTCTGGTTTCCCGCGTGAAGGTTATGTCAAAGCTTGATATTGCCGAGAAACGTGTGCCGCAAGATGGTCGAATTTCACTACGTATTGGTGGTCGTGCTGTTGATGTGCGGGTATCAACCATGCCGTCAAGTCATGGTGAACGCGTGGTGTTGCGATTACTGGATAAGAACGCCGCGCAGTTGGACTTAGAACAGTTGGGAATGACCGAGCGTAATCGCTCCATTTTTCAGGAACTGATCCATCGTCCTCACGGTATTATTCTGGTCACCGGTCCTACTGGCTCAGGTAAAAGTACTACTTTGTATGCCGGTCTCAGTCGCATTAACAGTAAAGACCGCAATATTTTAACGGTAGAAGATCCGGTGGAATTCGATCTGGATGGCATTGGCCAAACTCAGGTCAATCCGAAAGTTGATATGACTTTTGCCCGCGGATTAAGGGCTATCTTACGTCAGGATCCTGATGTGGTGATGATTGGTGAGATCCGTGATTTGGAAACCGCCCAGATCGCCGTACAAGCCAGTTTGACCGGTCACTTGGTTCTCTCCACCTTGCACACTAATACCGCTGCTGGCGCCGTGACCCGTATGGCGGACATGGGCGTGGTTCCGTTCCTATTGAGCTCCAGTTTGTTGGCTGTATTAGCACAGCGCTTAGTGCGTACTTTGTGTAAAGAGTGTAAGCAGCCGCAACAAGCCACTGACGCTGAACTCGAGTTGATGGGCTTACCGCCTACCACAGAGCAGGTCATTTACCATCCGGCTGGGTGTCCTGCGTGCAACAATAATGGCTATCGTGGTCGAACCGGGATACACGAGTTGCTAGTGGTCGATGAGCAAGTGCGCGAATTAATCCACAATGACGCTGGCGAACAACATATTGAAAAGTATGTACGCGAGTCTACTCCCAGTATTCGCCAGGACGGGATTGATAAAGTGCTGCTTGGCCAAACATCGTTAGAAGAGATTCTGCGTGTGACGCGCGAGGAATAA
- the gspF gene encoding type II secretion system inner membrane protein GspF, producing MAVFEFKAIDKAGRQKKGVMEGDSARQVRQMLRDKGLIPTELVHAKAAEEKQKKGGFGFKRGISAPELALITRQMATLVASSMPLEESLKAVAEQCEKDRLSTMMMAVRGKVLEGHTLAESLQEFPHVFDDLFCATVAAGEKSGHLDTVLNRLADHTEQRQATNSKLIQALVYPIVLTVIATGVITLLLAVVVPKIVAQFEHMGQGLPTTTKILIGASDFVLNYGLYIFVAAILLMMGVQRLLAQPKWKLKYHGWQLFMPVLGKVIRGMNTARYARTLAILTASSVPLLEAMRIASDVLTNLRIKNATHDATGHVREGTSLRAALTDTKLFPPMMLHMIASGERSGELEQMLTRAADNQEREFDSLMTVAMGLLGPLVLVAMAGVVLFIVVAILQPIINLNNLVG from the coding sequence GTGGCAGTATTTGAATTTAAAGCGATCGATAAAGCCGGGCGCCAGAAAAAGGGCGTCATGGAGGGAGACAGCGCCCGCCAAGTTCGGCAGATGCTCCGTGACAAGGGACTGATCCCCACCGAACTGGTACACGCAAAGGCCGCCGAAGAGAAACAGAAAAAAGGCGGCTTTGGTTTTAAACGAGGGATTTCTGCGCCGGAGCTGGCGTTAATTACGCGACAAATGGCGACCTTGGTTGCCTCTTCGATGCCCCTGGAAGAGTCGCTCAAAGCGGTGGCTGAGCAGTGCGAAAAAGATCGCCTCTCCACCATGATGATGGCTGTCCGCGGTAAAGTACTGGAAGGGCATACCTTAGCGGAAAGCCTGCAAGAATTTCCCCATGTGTTCGATGATCTGTTTTGTGCCACCGTTGCCGCTGGCGAAAAATCCGGCCATCTGGATACGGTACTTAATCGTTTGGCTGATCATACCGAGCAGCGGCAAGCCACCAACTCAAAACTTATCCAGGCGCTGGTTTATCCGATTGTGCTGACGGTGATCGCCACCGGCGTGATCACCCTGTTATTGGCTGTCGTTGTGCCAAAAATTGTCGCGCAGTTTGAGCATATGGGACAAGGGCTGCCAACCACTACCAAGATCCTTATTGGGGCCAGTGACTTTGTACTTAACTACGGCCTTTACATCTTCGTCGCCGCTATCCTATTGATGATGGGTGTTCAGCGTTTGTTGGCGCAGCCGAAATGGAAGCTTAAGTATCATGGCTGGCAGCTGTTTATGCCGGTGCTGGGTAAGGTGATCCGGGGGATGAATACCGCCCGTTATGCACGTACCTTGGCGATCCTGACAGCGTCGTCGGTGCCGCTGCTGGAAGCTATGCGTATCGCCTCTGATGTATTAACCAATTTACGCATTAAAAATGCCACCCACGATGCTACCGGGCATGTGCGAGAAGGTACCAGCTTGCGGGCGGCATTGACCGATACCAAACTTTTTCCACCAATGATGTTACATATGATTGCATCGGGCGAGCGTTCCGGTGAGTTGGAACAGATGCTGACCCGAGCTGCTGACAACCAGGAACGTGAATTTGACTCCCTGATGACCGTTGCCATGGGCTTGCTAGGCCCTCTGGTGCTGGTGGCTATGGCAGGTGTCGTACTGTTTATCGTGGTTGCTATCTTGCAGCCTATTATTAATTTGAACAATCTCGTTGGCTAA
- the gspG gene encoding type II secretion system major pseudopilin GspG, translating into MKTFSKNNAGFTLLEVMVVIVILGILASLVVPNLLGNKEKADQQKVVSDITALEQTLDMYKLDNAVYPTTEQGLEALVEKPSSAPEPRKYREDGYIKRLPKDPWGNEYMYQSPGERGKIDLYSLGSDGEEGGEGTAADIGNWNLQDHQ; encoded by the coding sequence ATGAAAACCTTTTCCAAGAATAACGCCGGCTTTACTTTGCTAGAAGTGATGGTGGTGATCGTGATCCTCGGGATCCTTGCGTCTTTGGTGGTACCCAACCTACTGGGTAACAAAGAGAAGGCGGACCAGCAGAAAGTAGTCAGTGATATCACTGCGCTGGAGCAAACACTGGATATGTACAAGTTGGATAACGCTGTTTATCCAACCACTGAGCAGGGCTTGGAAGCGTTGGTGGAGAAACCGTCCAGTGCACCTGAGCCGCGTAAATACCGCGAAGATGGCTATATCAAGCGTTTGCCTAAAGATCCTTGGGGTAATGAGTATATGTATCAAAGCCCTGGTGAGCGTGGAAAGATCGACCTCTATTCATTGGGTTCTGATGGTGAAGAGGGCGGTGAAGGTACGGCTGCAGATATAGGCAACTGGAACCTGCAGGATCACCAGTAA
- the gspH gene encoding type II secretion system minor pseudopilin GspH → MAIRASASRLAAQGFTLLEVLLVTALMALVSVGVVLSLNLAGPQETLEQEASRFSALVEMAAEQALMRGEEYGMRVDDKQYQFYRLDDEQKWQPIEDDKLFSTRTWPDIVTAELTLDDLPWEQENKLTKQGSMFEGVEIEREEDKDAKPQILIFSSGDLTPFSLLLSLQDVSDDEIAFFRVNGHDTGNVELLGPLDRP, encoded by the coding sequence TTGGCAATAAGAGCTTCAGCTAGCAGACTGGCGGCGCAAGGCTTCACACTGCTTGAAGTGCTGCTGGTGACGGCGTTGATGGCGCTGGTTTCGGTCGGTGTCGTTTTATCGTTGAATCTTGCTGGTCCGCAGGAAACGCTGGAGCAGGAAGCTTCGCGTTTCAGTGCGCTGGTAGAAATGGCGGCCGAACAAGCGTTGATGCGTGGTGAAGAGTACGGCATGCGTGTTGATGACAAGCAGTATCAATTTTACCGCTTGGATGATGAGCAGAAATGGCAGCCGATTGAGGATGACAAGTTGTTTTCAACCCGAACCTGGCCAGACATCGTGACCGCGGAATTGACCTTGGATGACCTGCCTTGGGAGCAGGAAAATAAGCTCACCAAGCAAGGCTCGATGTTTGAAGGGGTGGAGATTGAGCGAGAAGAAGATAAAGACGCCAAACCGCAAATACTAATTTTCTCGAGCGGCGATTTGACTCCGTTCAGCTTGTTATTGTCATTACAGGATGTCAGTGACGACGAAATCGCTTTTTTTCGCGTCAATGGTCATGACACCGGCAATGTCGAACTATTGGGGCCTTTGGATAGACCGTGA
- the gspI gene encoding type II secretion system minor pseudopilin GspI — protein sequence MINSRGMTLLEVLVALAIFASAAISLAQATTGHINSLFYLEQSSMATWVASNRMTEIALEKEWPKLSVTRGTMEMAGHTWHWTQQGLETPDKELRGVRVEVFYEEKDKSPLASVVTYRSKS from the coding sequence GTGATTAACAGCCGAGGCATGACATTGCTGGAAGTTTTGGTGGCGCTGGCTATTTTTGCCAGCGCAGCCATCAGCTTGGCGCAAGCCACCACCGGGCATATCAATAGCCTGTTTTATTTAGAACAAAGTTCTATGGCGACTTGGGTAGCGAGCAACCGCATGACAGAGATCGCCTTGGAGAAAGAGTGGCCAAAATTGTCGGTTACTCGCGGTACCATGGAGATGGCCGGTCATACCTGGCATTGGACACAGCAAGGACTGGAAACCCCCGATAAAGAGTTGCGCGGTGTGCGTGTCGAGGTGTTTTATGAGGAGAAGGATAAGTCGCCTCTGGCCAGTGTGGTGACCTATCGGAGTAAATCCTGA
- the gspJ gene encoding type II secretion system minor pseudopilin GspJ, translated as MLRVKGFTLLEMLVAISVFTVVGVASYTTLNNIQRSEEISRERSAQLKKMQRVMTILERDLMQTTRRQVRVDEREPSKGFMWVAEFLLESEFDGMVLSRQGWRNPNAMLQRSTVQSIAYRVQENKLQRLYFIYPDAVSGTEPKESTLMEGVNGFKVSVYEEDTWQRPWESENIPHAVAVELDIEGLGLITRKFLLPGDGKSHRPTAGPDGGSGNSGQDDIGDSDSGGIPDEK; from the coding sequence ATGTTGCGGGTGAAAGGGTTTACCTTACTGGAAATGTTGGTAGCTATCTCGGTATTTACCGTGGTGGGTGTCGCTTCCTATACCACGCTGAATAATATCCAGCGCAGCGAGGAGATCTCGCGGGAACGCTCGGCGCAGTTGAAGAAGATGCAGCGGGTGATGACCATTCTAGAGCGGGACCTTATGCAGACCACACGTCGTCAAGTACGTGTTGATGAACGTGAACCGAGCAAGGGGTTCATGTGGGTGGCTGAGTTTTTGCTGGAGAGTGAGTTTGATGGCATGGTGCTGAGCCGACAGGGCTGGCGTAACCCAAACGCCATGTTGCAGCGCAGTACGGTGCAGTCGATTGCGTATCGGGTACAGGAAAATAAGTTACAACGTTTGTATTTCATCTACCCGGATGCAGTCAGTGGCACTGAACCGAAAGAGTCGACCCTTATGGAAGGGGTCAACGGATTTAAAGTCAGTGTTTACGAGGAAGATACCTGGCAGCGGCCTTGGGAAAGTGAAAATATTCCTCATGCTGTTGCCGTTGAGCTAGATATTGAAGGGCTTGGCCTAATTACGCGGAAGTTTTTACTGCCCGGCGATGGTAAGTCCCATCGGCCAACCGCAGGCCCCGATGGCGGTAGCGGCAACAGTGGCCAAGATGACATAGGCGACAGTGACAGTGGTGGCATTCCAGATGAGAAGTAA
- the gspK gene encoding type II secretion system minor pseudopilin GspK, producing the protein MRSNHSPRRQRGVAIITVMLVVALAVIIAANMTQRLSLQMRRAENLIHGNQGLWYAIGAEQFAMKILIQGFKDDKDVVHLGQNWAQEGNEFPVEGGSLGGQIIDQQACFNLNSVAGPTPEKELKTRPPHSRMFQELLEGVGVDAYEAEQIAEALRDWLDADSIVSSSAGAEDSEYESMPVPYLAANSLMAHASELRTVRGITAEIYEKVRPYVCAVPENPLLRINVNTIKAEQALLLQAALTPRLTLSDAQDLINNRPKNGYETIDEFWRQPEVSGAGDVTAAQKESLTVNSFYFLLQAKTEVADVTFRLESLLKREQDNKLVVIRRQLGGTQ; encoded by the coding sequence ATGAGAAGTAACCACTCACCTCGGCGTCAGCGTGGTGTCGCAATTATTACCGTGATGTTAGTAGTGGCTTTGGCGGTGATCATTGCAGCTAATATGACCCAGCGCTTGAGCCTGCAAATGCGCCGTGCCGAAAACCTAATACATGGTAATCAAGGGCTTTGGTATGCCATTGGCGCTGAACAATTTGCGATGAAGATCCTGATCCAGGGCTTTAAGGATGATAAGGATGTCGTGCACTTGGGCCAAAACTGGGCGCAGGAGGGCAATGAGTTTCCGGTTGAAGGCGGCTCACTGGGCGGGCAAATCATCGATCAGCAGGCATGTTTTAACTTAAACAGCGTCGCTGGTCCAACGCCGGAGAAAGAACTCAAGACCCGGCCGCCCCATAGCCGTATGTTTCAGGAGTTGTTAGAAGGTGTTGGGGTGGATGCATATGAAGCGGAGCAGATAGCGGAAGCGCTGCGTGACTGGCTCGATGCAGACTCAATCGTTTCCTCCAGTGCCGGTGCTGAAGACAGTGAATACGAATCGATGCCTGTGCCCTATCTGGCGGCAAATAGCTTGATGGCACATGCCAGTGAGTTGCGGACGGTTAGAGGCATAACCGCCGAAATTTATGAAAAGGTACGGCCTTACGTTTGTGCTGTACCGGAAAATCCGCTGTTACGTATAAATGTGAATACGATTAAGGCGGAGCAAGCGTTGCTCCTACAAGCGGCACTAACTCCGCGGCTTACATTAAGTGACGCGCAGGATTTAATTAATAACCGGCCAAAAAACGGCTATGAAACTATTGATGAGTTTTGGCGCCAACCTGAAGTCAGTGGTGCCGGCGATGTCACCGCAGCACAGAAGGAATCGCTAACGGTGAACAGTTTCTATTTTTTATTACAGGCAAAAACGGAAGTGGCAGATGTCACTTTTAGACTGGAATCGCTATTGA